Within the Oncorhynchus kisutch isolate 150728-3 linkage group LG13, Okis_V2, whole genome shotgun sequence genome, the region CAGAAATCTTAAATGAGTATTCGGCCCTGTTAGAGGAGATTGCAGACTAGTCGTACGCGGACAGTTTGTTGCTCTGTTAATATTAGCACTTGTTATCTTGCGTTTTGTCAAATAAATGTTACCAATACGAATGTCAAATAAATGTTACCAATACGAATGTACGAAGAGCAGATGTTTTGGTAATTAGACCGCTATTTACATTTTGTAGGCCAGCCCCCGAAATGACTCTCAACAATGTTGTATGCAAGGATTCCTTTGTCTTCTCAGGAATTCTTCCTTTTAAGTGTTGCTATCACCGGGCCTCCATCTTGGAACATCTGGGAAGCAGAGGTGCTGTTGTGATCACATTCTGTAGGTCTGATGATCTGATTGGAAGTTAACTTAAAGACGACCTCTTGCGATTTTGGAACTTTTACTGTTGAAAAGCAGGGAAATACTTTATTTTAAGGGTCTgtaataaaccatttataaggCATTTATAAACAAAGTGCAAGGCCTTTAAAAACAGTTTGCTcaccatttattaatcattactcccacatttgtCAATGTTAGTAAGCTAGTTGTTCACAAATGTATATTTCCTAAAATATCCTGTGTTCTGTGCTTATATTTTACCAGGTACTAGTGGAACGTCTACAAATGGCATGTCCCACTTTAGTGAGAACTTACATTGGTCACTCAAAACATGTATAAAGCGTAAATAGCTGTCACTTTAGATTAGGGACTGCAAAATactaatgattagtaaatggtttataaatGTGGGAGTAAAGATTAATAAATGGTAAAAACACTTTATAAATGCCTTATAAATAGTTTATTAGGGACCCTCAAAATAAAACGTTACCAAAAAGAGTATtccaagtataaatacagtaaagtacacacagcaaaggatgaaaacatatttttgagCCAAATAGTTTTTTTTAGACACAACTGCAAAGTTCAAGAATATGGTCAGATGGGAATCCATGATGTCATCGGCCTTCCCCTTGCTTGAGGAGCAACAGAGGAGAACTAGAGAACAAAAGAGAAAAGGCCCACCCCTCCTTGAGCTACTGTATGAGCTATGATTTctttgactctctctccctctttgatcATGCCTAGAttatccccagtccacctggccatgctgctgcttcagtttcaacttccacctgactgtgctgctgctccagtttcaactgttctgccttattattattcgaccatgctggtcatttatgaacatttgaacatcttggccatgttctgttataatctccacccggcacagccagaagaggactggccaccccacatagcctggttcctccctaggtttcttcctaggttttggcctttctagggagtttttcatagccaccgtgcttctacacctgcattgcttgctgtttggggttttaggctgggtttctgtacagcatttcgagatatcagctgatgtacgaagggctatataaataaatgtgatttgatttgatttgatttagtttatGAATGCCTTAATGCAGGTGATGCCTTGTAACTTATGGTTTTGCCTTGTATAATTTgaactgcctagttaaatcaatgttaaataatagtatatatatatatataatggaaTCCATACATTTTACAATGATATCAAATATTTTGTCTTATTAGCTAAATACTGTATGAAAAAGATTCCAGCACTACAATAacaagaaatgtttgcaaacttACCTGTTGTGTATATTGTCTGAATTGAAGAGGTGAATTGTTTACTCCTCTGCTGTGCTTGGGCTTGGGTAGGAGGTGGGGGGTTTGAATTTCAGAAAAAGCTGCATCTCGGAAGCACCAATTATCATGGCTGTTGGGTGGGGACAACGTTTCTAATAGATCAATACTGGTATGGTCCAGGTGAAGGCCACGATAGAAGGACATTTAAGCGCCTTCATTTCTGTCCTGAGGACTGAGGAGACATTGTGAGGTTGATGTAGGTTCAGGCATTATTTAGTCCAGGGGCCTCATTTAGCAAAGGTGTGCTTTAATtagcaaaatgtattaaatgttacaaattctagctaggtggctaagtggccaatgttagctaggctaggggttagaggttagggttaatgttagggttaagtttaggagttaggtgaaagggttaaggttagggttaggggaggggttagctaaaaggttaaggtcagggttaggggaaggttagCTAATATGCTAagcagttgcaaagtagctaaaaagtagtaagtactAATTAgcaaaaatgctaaagttgtctgtgatgagagaTTCAAAATGTGTTATAAGCCCACCCAATGAGATTCAAACTCAcaagctgtcacgttctgaccttagttcttttgttatgtctttgttttagtatgatcagggcgtgagttgggtggatgacctatgttcctttttctatgttggtttttgcgtttggcctggtatggttctcaatcagaggcaggtgtcgttagttgtctctgattgagaatcatacttagggagccttttcccacctgtgattcatgggtgattattttctgttatgtgtatgtcacctttcagaactgtttcgtttcggtcacatacacatggttagcagatgtttttgcgaGTGttacgaaatgcttgtgcttctagttctgacagtgcagcgaTATCTAACAAGCAATCtaaaattccacaacaactacctaatacacacacatctaagtaaaaggatggaataagaatatgtacatataaatatatggatgagcaatgaccaagcagcataggcaagatgcaatagatggtataaaatacaatatatacataggCATTAGTTACAAATGAGAATTTCTATTGggcaaattcaggtatgtttagcCCCGTTTCGTTCCATTTGCTTCAATCactagtgccaaagtgattgtaaaaaaactGTAAATGTCATACGTGCAGCCCTCTAAATGATTGTCTCAACCCAAAGTGGTCCCCTTACAAAAAATAGTGAGTAACACTGGTCTACACAATGGTGCTACccgctgttgaggctactgtagactttCACTGCAAAACAGGGtgatttaatcaattatttgttgacatttacagtgcattcagaaagtattcagaccccttgactttttccacattttgttatgttcagggttggggagtaatggattacattaCAAAAAAAcagtaactgtaatccgttacatgaacagcaaaaatattgtaatcagattaccaatacttttgaaaaacttgaACTAAAACTtcaaggattacttttaaattattcgtcatgtgagttgagatgggtgtgtcttggctataaatgatactaagaactgttttgtaagcactctcagagaattcatttatagacactgaattggtctgagagtcacagggttgtgatggagctcataatacagtttttttccaactgcttacacacgaaatcttttcatgtcacacgatttttgaaacctctcacttaaagtgcaaaactacacaccaaatatccaaaaccataagctatttctcagcctttgactcagttgtcaattgcataaaacacttttttcaaaacacaacacacaattctctacctaaaacacaaatatctaacaggaagtgacttgctttcctttaacaaacacaaccaatcaaaatgctacacttattcaccaggtcacacacacactcctcacatgtgcaaacactaatagcttaactgatcactaaccaatcactgctttactgtagtataggcctataaataggtcaaaggtcagatgacctgttttgaacaatgaatgccaacaatggacagagagcaagaggagtaggaggaagaagaggacgagggaaaagaagagaaggaaggagagccatctctgatgagattagggcaacatttgttgatcatgtgatcaaccacagTTTGACCTTGAttcgatttacagtggcgtccataattcgaaccttcagaaatgagaacaggtatgcaactatctaatgactattttagcattacagcaatgtactgtaaaatacgtatgactgcatagtattgcataaacatttgtaactctaagccatccatttactgcactgcattgaatgaatgaggttggttatcatgctgtactacatttgttttgtacattgtttacagttcctatgctgaacacatactgtgtttgaattctgtacagagtggaaaggcaaagacatcatggaggacgaggacactTGTTTAAGAATGTAAAAGAGgctgcaattataaatatggttttggccaacaatgtaattaggattcgagagataagagagcatatcttgaataatgacaccatatttaacaacatcaatgctgtaagcctgttgaccatacaacgcatcctccaacggcaccgagtgacgatgaaacaactttacaaggtgccatttgagaaaaACTCTGACAGTCAAGAATATGCGACATGTACTTCAGTACTTCAGACataccatatttactcatctgtatatccttttgtctgttacagagagtattggagctggatgcccatgtaattcgccagtaatttatttatgtggatgaggttggcttcaacctcaccaaaaccaggCGTAAGAAATGTAATAGGAAAGAGGGCAAttaccaatgtccctggacagcgtgggggtaatataactatgtgtgttgccatcactcaaaacggggtcctccatcacaatgccacactgggtccgtacaacaccggccatatgctcacttttctggatgcaatttacacaatgcttgaccctgatccagatcaggagcctgctagatttgtggttttatgggtcaatgttagttttcaccaggctgttctggtccaaaactggtttgccaccCTTCCACaattttgtattgttttgtacctacccccatattcaccttttctaaatcccaGAGAATTCCagaggaattcttctcagcctggctctggaaagtgtatgatcgccaaccctatgcccgcatgctgcttctccaggcaatggaggacgcatgtggggacatagaggttgcctctgtccaaggttggatacgccatgctaggagatacttccctcgatgtttggcaagagaaaacgtatcttgtgatgtggacCAATTCCtggactgacccccccccccccgggatcCCAGACACACAATTGCGTTCTTTACTGTgttctaaagaatatacttttggtttacatatgaTTCTGcttttgttgtatgctactgtatacaacagtaatgtttggcctaataaatattttctgtttctacattgcattggtgtttacagtgtacttgttacccctctcagcagattactttcactgtagaacattgtattgaaatgtagatagAAGCCTATGAAAGACCATTGAGCTTCAGATTTAGAACAActgtgtttacatggtatatccaaaaatgtactattatgaaagcagattttgccatttgatgcaaatgcttcattctgacatgtgtttatggcattttgaatgcagtgttacattttgaagatgtgaggcattttgcattttgtgtgtgcagttttgggaattgtgtgtagagttttgaaaaaaaggagacagttttgaaaatgtgtgtaagcagttggaaaaaactgtaattaaagatggactttatgataactctgacttgtgtggtggtttggtctcatgatttggtaaatacaggaaatttccactacaCCTCCACTGTGCTCTGTTTATCAATGGAAACATGCGTAGCCTCTAGTACATCCTAGAATCTCCACGTACGCCAGAATTTCAGTAAGAAATGTAAGCATGGTTGATAATGAGGCCTTTACTGTATTATAATTTGAGTTTCAGTTTTTGTTTGCTGTTTCGttcatgttttgttatttttatttgtagACTCCATTCTGATCCTTACTCCTCCGCCACGAGGAGTAAGCACTGGCCAAAGGCTCAGGCTTTAGAAAGAAAAGTCTTTTAGATGTGTGGGAAATAGAATCCATTACTCTATAATAAGGCCTAGGTCAGGAGCTATGCAGAATGTAGACCTACATGTTTTACTCTATACCGTTTCTATTTTGTATAATGTGGCCAGCCGTTTATTAAACCCTGCCAGAAGTTATGCTACCAGTGCTGCAGGTGAACAAGTGTAGTTCTTCTACAACTCCCCTGTTAGGCCATCTGTTTTTTAAGGCCTACTAAGGCAAGGCCCCACAAATTACCGGACTATTAAATCCTTCACTGTATTTTGTTCATTACTTAATGTTGTTCATGTCGAGGGGACACAGCATGCATTCTTTCTTGGAGTTGGATCAATTGTGCCTGTCAGCGAGAAAATCTCATTTGTCAGGTTTCTTGGCTTCTCTCCAGGAAAGGCTTGACCTCGCGACCCTTCCCATCAGGAGGTGAGCCAGTCACCGAGGTATAAAAACCCTGTGTGTCCCCGGAGACTCCAGTCCAGTGGGTTCTGAAGACAAGGGCAACATTAAAGAAGTACCAAACTTACCAGGCTACGGTAAGATgtattttctttgtcattatagtTTAAAAGTTGAAGAACAGAAGAGTAGTGAGACATAATGAGATATAACAATTAGCTTTTTAAGATGTAATCATTTGCTAATTAATGTCTCTTATTAAATTGCTTTCATCATTGCTTAATTTTCAGTGAATAAATCCTTCTATTCTTTCTAGAGATGACAATCTGGCAACTGCCTTCCATGCTCCTTGTTGTTATATCAAGTgtctctcctcatcctcatcaCTTATTTGAGTATGATGAGCTGAGCCAGTATGTTGACAGCCATCAGGAGGAATATGTACAGGCAAGTTTCTAAACAGAATAATGATGTTGTCTGTTTTATTATCTGATAATACAATATTCATTATAAATaaatactctctctctgtgtgtgtgtgtgtgtgtgtgtgtgtgtgtgtgtgtgtgtgtgtgtgtgtgtgtgtgtgtgtgtgtgtgtgtgtgtgtgtgtgtgtgtgtgtgtctgtgcttgcgtttgtgtgtgtgttagactctGAGGGACTGGGTTGCTGTAGAGAGCGACTCCAGTGATGTCTTGAGGAGGCCAGACTGCCATCGCATGATGGATATGACGGCTGAGAAACTACAAGCCATAGGAGGGAAGGTGGAACTAGTGGACATCGGCGTACAAGAGGTCAGTTTTCTGAAATGTGGTCAACTTAATGATTATGTTATAGGATCTTATTGTTTGCTTTTAGCTTAGTCTTTAGAGTCCTTTAGTGGCAGATCAGACTGGTTTGCAGAAAGCAATACTGAAAGTTGGGTGTTAACAGAAATGCTCCCTGCCTTGCAAACTGTATTCAGGTCCTTTTCTGCATCTATCATGTCTTTATCACCATGCTTAGCTGCCTGATGGCAAGACAGTGGCCTTACCCaaggtggtgacagcccagtttGGCAGTGACCCCAGTAAGCAGACAGTCTGTGTGTATGGACATGTGGATGTCCAGCCCGCTAAGCTAGAGGACGGCTGGGCCACTGAACCCTACAACCTGACAGACATCAACGGTAGGCTATGGCTTCCAACAGTAGTCTATGGTATCCAACAGTAGGCTGTGGATTCCATCGGTTGGGTATGGCTTTCAATGGTAGGCTATGGGTTccaacagtagactatgggttgCAACAGTAGGCTATGTTCCAAGGGTAGGTTATGGGTTCCAACTGTAAACTATGGATTCCAGGCGTTCACAATCacagcaatcaaatcaaatcaaattgtattagtcacatgtgccgaattcaacaggtgtaggtagagcttacagtgaaacgcttacttatgtgcccctaaccaacaatgcagtttaaaaaaaaaaaaggataagaataagaaataaaggtaacaagtaattaaagagcagcagtaaaataacaatagcgagtctATAtgcaggggggtactggtacagagtcaatgtgcggggacaccggttagttgaggtaaaatgtacatgtagttagagttattaaagtgactcgtGAAATGTATTATAAGGATTTTTTACAGTGCTTTACATTAATCCATTCTAGACTCAACACACAGAAACATCTATCTACAACTAACAGCCAAGAGATATTGTAGCTAACGTGAAGGAATGAAGCAAGTACTTGGGTGTGGGATGATTTTTACCATACATATTTTCAACCAATGTAATGTAACTGATGTAACTGATACATGCATGTTAAATGTCAATGTAAGGTGAACAGAATGGACATTTATTTGAAAATAATTACTTTGATTCTACCCCTAAGGACACCTCTACGGCAGAGGGGCGTCTGACAACAAGGCCCCTGTCTTAGCCTGGATACATACAGTGGAGGCCTATCAGGCCCTCAGCATTGTGAGTGTCCAGTAAGAAGAGATATCAGAGTGAACTCATAGGAGATGTAGAGACATAAGACGTGGTGAAACAAGTTAAGTTGCAGTCTATCTGCCCATTATTAGTGAGCCTTCCTTTGTTATAACAAttttttccccctcctcctctccaccccctgccCTCTCCCCATGCAGGACCTGCCAGTCAATGTGAAGTTCATCATCGAGGGAATGGAGGAGACCGGGTCCAATGGCCTGGACGCCATGATCGTGGCGCAGAAAGGCACGTTCTTCTCCGATGTCGATTACATCATCATCTCAGACTGTGGTTGGCTAAGCCGACGCCCCGCCCTCACCTACGGGACCAGGGGAAACTGCTACTTCTTTGCTGAGGTAGGACGGGCTGGGGGCATTTCCAATTCTGTGGAACGTAACTTTTTCAAGATCATTAATGAATAGCAATGGTGACTTTGTCTGTTTGGTAGGTAGAGGGCCCAAAACAGGACCTACACTCAGGGGTGTATGGAGgcactgttatagagcctatgACAGATCTGATCGGCATATTGGGTGGGTTTTTAACCTCTTTGAGTGACAGAATGTAATACTATCTTAACACCTACTGTATAGCTATCTCTGGCTCATGTTTGCACGCAAAGCTATCGttcgtgtgtctgtgtgagctcTCTATTGGCACAAATAATAAAGTATTAGATGTCCCTACAAATGTGTGTCTATAaggactgcgtgtgtgtgttggcctaTGTCTCCCCCCAGACACACTGATCAGCCCCAGTGGAAAGATCCTCATTCCAGGCATCAGAGAGGCAGTCGCCCCACTCTCAGACGAAGAGTGGAAGATGTACCAGGACATTGAGTTTGACATTGAGAGCTTTAAGTCCAAGATTGGCGTCAGCCAACTCATGTACAGCAACAAGGTGATGCACAGGGgagtggatttttttgttgttgttcttttaAGGTTTTTGCTCCtcctatctctgtttctctgtttgtaTATAGCCAGCATGTATATATCGTTATTGttcatttttgttatgttttctttattgtgttattttattgtcTTTTATCTATttgtacattttcatactttttaactgccttgttaggaaagggcccgtaagtaagcatttcatggtaaagtctgcACTTGTTGTactcggtgcatgtgacaaataagagtTGATCTGATTTGATTTCTCAGGTAGATCTGCTGGCCCATCGTTGGCGTTACCCTACCGTTACCATCCATGGAATCGAGGGAGCCTTCTCTGGCCCTGGCTCTAAGACGGTCATCCCTGCTAAGGTCATTGCCAAGTTCTCCATCCGACAGGTCCCCAACATGGACCCAGCAGTGGTCAAGAAACAGGTGGGTGGTACACACCTCTCACCCAGTGCATTGTACAGTTGCAACAAACACGGTTACATGCAGTTACACACAGTTCACACACATTTCTGGAATTGTTCTCACTATTTCAGTTTGGTTTCAGTTAATGAATTAGACGTGAAGACTGCATGTATGCCTGTTACATATTTGTTCTGTTGTAGGTCACAGACTACCTGTACTCTGTGTTTGCCAAGAGAAAGAGCCCCAACAAGCTGAAGGTGA harbors:
- the LOC109901870 gene encoding cytosolic non-specific dipeptidase, with product MTIWQLPSMLLVVISSVSPHPHHLFEYDELSQYVDSHQEEYVQTLRDWVAVESDSSDVLRRPDCHRMMDMTAEKLQAIGGKVELVDIGVQELPDGKTVALPKVVTAQFGSDPSKQTVCVYGHVDVQPAKLEDGWATEPYNLTDINGHLYGRGASDNKAPVLAWIHTVEAYQALSIDLPVNVKFIIEGMEETGSNGLDAMIVAQKGTFFSDVDYIIISDCGWLSRRPALTYGTRGNCYFFAEVEGPKQDLHSGVYGGTVIEPMTDLIGILDTLISPSGKILIPGIREAVAPLSDEEWKMYQDIEFDIESFKSKIGVSQLMYSNKVDLLAHRWRYPTVTIHGIEGAFSGPGSKTVIPAKVIAKFSIRQVPNMDPAVVKKQVTDYLYSVFAKRKSPNKLKVTMIIGAKPWLADTKHPLYEAGKAAVKRVFDVEPDLIREGGTIPIAKTFEDVTGKSIIMMPIGGFDDGLHSQNEKMSRYNYIEGTKLFIAYLHEVAHLKKD